The Chitinophaga sp. H8 region ATTGATATTATTTCAGGAGGGTTTCCATGCCAGCCATTCAGTTTGGCCGGAAAGCGAAGGGGTAAGAACGATGATCGCTATCTCTGGCCAGAAGCTCTCCGACTTATTACAGAAATCAAACCCCGCTGGATTGTGCTTGAAAACGTTGCTGGCCTCTTCTCCATTCTGGAACCCGAAACTTTGTCTCAAGTGGAGGTCCAAGCGATTGAGCTTTTCAGTACGGGTGCACATCAAGAAAGGGATACCACCATTCTCCGAGTCCAACGACGAGTTATCGGAACAATTGTTTCTCAAATCAGCGCTGCAGGATATCTATTCCCCCAACTTATCGACGGCACACCAGTCGTTATGTGTATTCCAGCTTGCTCCGTCGGAGCTCCTCACCGCCGAGACAGGGTCTGGATTGTTGCCTACGCCAACAGCATCGGATCAAATGTCCCCCAAGTCACACCAATCAATTGTCAGAGAATTGACGGTGGTCAGACCTGGCAGGAAACAACTGGCGAATCTTCGAGATGTGGTAGCCTGGCAGCCGGAGAGATTGTTACCAACTCCAACAGCCGGTTTGAGCAACCGACCACTCAATGCGAACGGCCGGTCGGTGAGCCGCAAGGGAACGAGTTACGGCGTGGGGTTGGAGCAGTTGGCGAAAGCAGGGCTTTTACCGACTCCTACTTCGAGCGATTACAAAGGAGGATGCACCCGGCAGAATCCCCAATACCAGGGAAGTTCTCTATCGCACATGATTCATGGGATTATCGGAACGCCTGGCAAAACTTCCCAGTTGAATCCCCTATTTGTCGGCGAAATGATGGGGTTTCCCCCCACTTGGTTGACACTACCTTTCAAAAATGGAGAAACAACTGCATCAGGGCCTTCGGCAATGCCATAGTTCCACAAGTTGCATTTCAGTTGTTCCAGGCAATTCAAAGCGTAGAAAGGCGAAAGTAAAACACAGTAGCAACAAGCCTGCGGCGATTAACTCACAAAAATTTTGACTGTATGAAAAAGGGTATGAATAGCAAGGAGAAAGCCTTTACCGAGCGAATGAAAGGGCGTCAGCCTGTAATCGAGATTCATGGGCATCCATTTTTTATCGAAGCACGCTGGGGATTGCTCACTCCCAAAGGCAACTTTCTAAGTAAAGGTATTAATCTAAACGACATGTGTGAGTTCTCACCTGGCACCTATAGATTCTATTATGATACTAATAGAATGACCGAAGCGGTTATAAGAAAAGATATTATTGAACTACCCAAGAATGTAGTGCTGATTGAAATACCCAGTTTACTTGCACTCGACCCTGTGATGATGGCAAAAAGATGGGACGAGGACCCGCGAAGGTATTTGAATGAATACCCATTGAAAATGTATAACGTAGCCAAGGTTATTCCCATCAAGAAGAGTCCGTTAGTGGAATTAGTAAAAAAAAATCTGGAGAAAATAAAGGCATTGCAGTCACCCCGGCAGCGGATTATAAAGTCGAGCTCCCCTGACAGAAAGAAAAAAGGAAAGGGCTTGTAGTAGGCCGATGCAAATAAGCTGGTGCAAAACCGAACGAATGAAATGGGAATTGGAAACTAAATAAACAAAAAAAAGATGGCCGAAATAAAAAGAAGAATCCTCTCGCTTACCACTGGTAAACAAATTAAACTTTTTGGAAACAGCGTTGGCATCGGGAAAACATTGGAGCTTGGTGAGGGGTACGCGCCCAATATCTTATCTAGTAGTACGGGAATCTCCGGCGAAGAAGCTCCCCCTACGGTAAACAATCCGTATGGACTCACGGAAGCTGAAATCATGGAACTGGCCGACTATATGATGTCGCTTTGGCTGCAACTTAAAGAGAGCATCCGTAAATACGGTCTCAAGGATGCCCGGATATTCGCCAGGGATTCGGCAAAGTGAGCCCTGAACTGGCAGCGCAAAAACCACAGCAATTTGGCCAATTTCCGGTGTTTTTAGTACACCGGTGGAAATGTCGCCCAACGCTTCGCTTGGGCAGCAAGATGTAGAGTTGTGCACAACTCTAAATTTCCCCCTGCCTCCAGCGTCGGCAGGGAAAAAAGCCTTCGGTGTCGGCTTTTTTATTATTTCAAACCTTTAAGGGTGACCGATGAGAAAGAAAGTGAAGGAGCGAGACGCCCTAAAATATGATATTAAGCTACGGGTTAACCAGCACCATTACGACAGACTGAACAAGTTAATGTCCGCCTCCCGATATCGTAACATGAGCGAACTACTGCGCGACATCGTATGTAACCGGCAGGTTGTAACCTATTGCCATGATGAATCTTTGGACATTGTAATGACCGAACTGGTTCGTCTCCGCAAGGAGCTAAACTCTATCGGCATCAATATCAATCAGATTTCCCGGCAGATCAACAGCTCAGACAAGCACGTACTAAAAGTCACACTCACTCTGCAGGCCACCACGATGCTCAAAGAAGTGAAAGATAGCATGCAGCCGTTATTATTAATTGTCGCTGAATTATCAAAAAAATGGTTGCGAAAGTGAAACCAGGGAAAACGATCAGGGGGATACTCAACTACAATGAAAACAAAGTGGATGGTGGGAAAGCCCTTTGTATACATTCAGCAGGATTTGGATGCGAGGCCGGTGATTTGTCGTTTTCTTCTAAGTTGTCTCGCTTTACCAACCAGAACGCCAGGAACGCGATTGCCAAAAAGAATGCAGTCCATATCATTTTAAGCTTCGCCCCATCTGAGCAGATCGACCGGGATACGCTTTGTCAGATTGTCGATACCTATATGGAAAGGCTTGGCTTCGGTGAGCAGCCGTATCTGGTTTATCAGCATTTCGACACCCACCAATCACATCTTCATATTGCCACGATTAACATACGGGAAGATGGAACGCAGATCAATATGCACTACATCGGCAAGAACCAATCCTCCCGTGCCCGCCGTGAGATAGAACAAGAGTTTGGTTTAATCAAAGCCGATGGCAGAGGGCAAACCGGAAACTTAAGCCTAAAACCTGCTGATCTCACCAAGATCAGATTGGGAGAAGTGGAAGTGAAATCCAGCATTTCCAATATTGTCAGAACGGTAGTTGAATCCTACAAATTTGCAAGTATGCCGGAACTTAATGTGATTCTTGGCCAGTTTAATGTCTATGCAGATATGGGCGCCCCCGACACCCGGATGTACAGAAGTGGAGGCCTTGTTTATAAAGTGATAGATGAGCAAGGTGAGATTGCTGACAGTCCACCAATAAAAGCAAGTTCAATCCATGAAAAACCAACCCTAAAGAATATCGTCGCAAAGTTTGAGAGAAACAGTAAAGACCGCCAGGCCTATCAAGGAAGAGTGATGCGAACCATTGACAATGTCCTAAAGAAGGTGCGAGATATTCCTACTTTCGTTCAAGCTATGAAGGGCGAAGGAATCCATGTCGCTTTCTATAAAAACAAGGAATCCTATATATATGGTGTCACCTACGTAGATAATCTGACTTATTGCGTATTCAAGGGCAGTGACCTAAGAACGGGATACAGCGCAAAGGCAATTCTGGGCAAATTGCAGTCCCAAAATATGGATGAACTGGAACTGAATCGTCAATTTGTAAAACGTATTGTTGAGCAGACGGACTTCGAGCAAGGTATTCGGGGCGTCCTCAGGGACTGGACGAAAGCCGGCCTGATGATACGAATCGATGCCTCTTCAGGTGACGAGACCGTCTACCGGCTAGGAAATATTTTCACGTCAAGCGATTCCTTTCTCGTTGCGGACAAGAACATTACCTGGTACCTACAAAATAATGGGTTCAACGAATCCAAAGCAGCAAGGATACGCCAACTGGTAATGGATCAGATCAGACTACCCGACATATTTCCACTTGAACAACAAACCGCAGTGGTTGCGACAAAAGTGACGGATCAGCTCTCCCGGTTTATAGACCAGCTATTTGAACCAGCCTATGCAGGCAACTCCCTTCCAATAGAACTACTGAAAGAAGCAAGAAAAAAAAGGAAAAGGAAAAAGTCGCAGTAAGGACTTGCGACAGATTGTGTAATTGAAAATGTGAAGTAATGGATACTGGAGAGAATACACAAGGGCTAAGGGCAATAGCAGACCTTACCCGAAAGGCAAGCTTTATTTTACTCGCCCTCAATTTTTATGTCTTTTGTTATGCCGCGTTTGACCAGTGGGGATTAACCTGGGATATTATAAAACGCATCTTACAGAATTTTGGAGAGACCGGCATCTTTAACAGCCTGCACTACACAAAGTCGTTTTCATTCTTACTACTCTGTATCTCGCTATTTGGGAGCAAAGGGAAGAAAGATGAAAAGATCAAAGTTGGGACAATTAGTAAGTATTTATCAATTGGGGCGCTGTTGTATTGGGGCAGCTTTCTCGTTTTTTACCTCAACTGGTCTACTCAATGGGTTGCCATTTCCTATATCGCGACCACAATCGCTGGCTTTATGCTTTTTATGGCAGGTGGTGCCAGACTATCGCGATTGATCCAAATTAAACTCACTAAGGACATTTTCAATGAAGAAAACGAAACATTTCCACAGGAAGAGCGCCTGTTGGAAAATGAGTTTTCCGTTAATCTGCCTGGGACATATCGACTGAAGGGGAAAACCAGGTCTATGTGGCTCAACCTGATTAACTGCTTCAGACTTGTGCTTGTCGCAGGAAGTCCAGGGGCAGGCAAGACCTTCTTTATTATTCGAGAAGTAATCATACAATGCATCAGACGTTCATATTGCATCATATTATATGATTTCAAGTATGATGATCTTTCGATTATTGCTTACAATGCATGGCTAAAGTATAAACATCTTTATCCGGTTCCCCCGAAATTTTATGTGATCAACTTTGACACGCCGATTAACCGATGCAATCCGTTGGAGCCATCTACTCTGCTTGATATCACCGACGCTACAGAAAGTTCCCGTACCATTCTGCTGGGGTTAAATTTTCAATGGATCCAGAAAACTGGGGATTTCTTTGTCGAATCACCAATAAATTTCTTCACTGCTATCATCTGGTTCTTAAAAAAATATAAGGGCGGGTTGTATTGCACATTGCCACATGCAATCGAACTGATGCAATCCAACTACGACGACCTCTTTCCGATACTCTCTACTGAGCCGGAAATTGAAGTCTTGATAGGGT contains the following coding sequences:
- a CDS encoding DNA cytosine methyltransferase, which gives rise to MRHGSLFSGVGGFDLASKWMEWENVFQCEIDPFCRKVLACHFPKAKLFEDIKKMKGEQYYGTIDIISGGFPCQPFSLAGKRRGKNDDRYLWPEALRLITEIKPRWIVLENVAGLFSILEPETLSQVEVQAIELFSTGAHQERDTTILRVQRRVIGTIVSQISAAGYLFPQLIDGTPVVMCIPACSVGAPHRRDRVWIVAYANSIGSNVPQVTPINCQRIDGGQTWQETTGESSRCGSLAAGEIVTNSNSRFEQPTTQCERPVGEPQGNELRRGVGAVGESRAFTDSYFERLQRRMHPAESPIPGKFSIAHDSWDYRNAWQNFPVESPICRRNDGVSPHLVDTTFQKWRNNCIRAFGNAIVPQVAFQLFQAIQSVERRK
- the mobC gene encoding plasmid mobilization relaxosome protein MobC; amino-acid sequence: MRKKVKERDALKYDIKLRVNQHHYDRLNKLMSASRYRNMSELLRDIVCNRQVVTYCHDESLDIVMTELVRLRKELNSIGININQISRQINSSDKHVLKVTLTLQATTMLKEVKDSMQPLLLIVAELSKKWLRK
- a CDS encoding relaxase/mobilization nuclease domain-containing protein, translated to MVAKVKPGKTIRGILNYNENKVDGGKALCIHSAGFGCEAGDLSFSSKLSRFTNQNARNAIAKKNAVHIILSFAPSEQIDRDTLCQIVDTYMERLGFGEQPYLVYQHFDTHQSHLHIATINIREDGTQINMHYIGKNQSSRARREIEQEFGLIKADGRGQTGNLSLKPADLTKIRLGEVEVKSSISNIVRTVVESYKFASMPELNVILGQFNVYADMGAPDTRMYRSGGLVYKVIDEQGEIADSPPIKASSIHEKPTLKNIVAKFERNSKDRQAYQGRVMRTIDNVLKKVRDIPTFVQAMKGEGIHVAFYKNKESYIYGVTYVDNLTYCVFKGSDLRTGYSAKAILGKLQSQNMDELELNRQFVKRIVEQTDFEQGIRGVLRDWTKAGLMIRIDASSGDETVYRLGNIFTSSDSFLVADKNITWYLQNNGFNESKAARIRQLVMDQIRLPDIFPLEQQTAVVATKVTDQLSRFIDQLFEPAYAGNSLPIELLKEARKKRKRKKSQ
- a CDS encoding YWFCY domain-containing protein, whose product is MDTGENTQGLRAIADLTRKASFILLALNFYVFCYAAFDQWGLTWDIIKRILQNFGETGIFNSLHYTKSFSFLLLCISLFGSKGKKDEKIKVGTISKYLSIGALLYWGSFLVFYLNWSTQWVAISYIATTIAGFMLFMAGGARLSRLIQIKLTKDIFNEENETFPQEERLLENEFSVNLPGTYRLKGKTRSMWLNLINCFRLVLVAGSPGAGKTFFIIREVIIQCIRRSYCIILYDFKYDDLSIIAYNAWLKYKHLYPVPPKFYVINFDTPINRCNPLEPSTLLDITDATESSRTILLGLNFQWIQKTGDFFVESPINFFTAIIWFLKKYKGGLYCTLPHAIELMQSNYDDLFPILSTEPEIEVLIG